The Streptomyces cynarae genome contains a region encoding:
- a CDS encoding substrate-binding domain-containing protein: MKTPPSPHSSRRAPLGTALTAALAACLLLAGCSGFGGAGSDADAKASGPGRLKVALVTHGAKDDAFWELVRKGAEAAAAKDGAELTYVGDPDPAGQAELVRDAVKNRVDGIALTLAKPDAMKGAIADARAAGIPVVGLNSGIDAWRSEGALEYFGQDESVAGRAVGDKLDDLHAKHALCVIHERGNVALEARCAGVKKAFGGQTDLLYVDGTDMNAVTGAVAAQLRQDPTIDEVVTLGAQFALAAVKSVQQAGSKARVATFDLNTDLVKAVQDGNVQFAVDQQPYLQGYLAVDSLWLYKTNGNVSGGGTAPVLTGPAFVTKANITSVAKFAAGGTR, from the coding sequence ATGAAGACCCCTCCTTCTCCGCACAGCTCCCGCAGAGCCCCGCTCGGCACCGCCCTGACCGCCGCCCTCGCCGCCTGCCTGCTGCTGGCCGGCTGCTCCGGCTTCGGCGGCGCCGGATCCGACGCCGACGCGAAGGCGTCCGGCCCCGGCCGGCTCAAGGTCGCCCTGGTCACCCACGGAGCCAAGGACGACGCCTTCTGGGAGCTGGTGCGCAAGGGCGCCGAGGCGGCCGCGGCCAAGGACGGCGCCGAGTTGACGTACGTGGGAGACCCGGACCCGGCGGGACAGGCGGAGTTGGTGCGGGACGCGGTCAAGAACCGGGTCGACGGCATCGCGCTGACACTGGCCAAGCCGGACGCGATGAAGGGAGCGATCGCCGACGCCCGGGCGGCCGGCATCCCGGTCGTGGGGCTCAACTCCGGGATCGACGCCTGGCGTTCCGAGGGCGCGCTCGAGTACTTCGGCCAGGACGAGAGCGTCGCGGGCCGCGCCGTCGGCGACAAGCTGGACGACCTCCACGCCAAGCACGCCCTGTGCGTCATCCACGAGCGCGGCAACGTCGCCCTGGAAGCGCGCTGCGCCGGGGTGAAGAAGGCCTTCGGCGGCCAGACCGACCTGCTCTACGTGGACGGCACCGATATGAACGCCGTGACCGGCGCCGTCGCCGCCCAGCTGCGGCAGGACCCGACCATCGACGAAGTGGTCACGCTGGGTGCGCAGTTCGCGCTCGCCGCGGTCAAGTCGGTGCAGCAGGCGGGCAGCAAGGCGCGCGTCGCCACCTTCGACCTCAACACCGACCTCGTCAAGGCCGTGCAGGACGGGAACGTTCAGTTCGCCGTGGACCAACAGCCCTATCTCCAGGGCTACCTCGCCGTGGACTCGCTGTGGCTCTACAAGACCAACGGCAACGTCAGCGGCGGCGGCACCGCCCCGGTGCTCACCGGTCCGGCCTTCGTGACCAAGGCGAACATCACCTCGGTGGCGAAGTTCGCGGCGGGCGGCACCCGCTGA
- a CDS encoding sensor histidine kinase: protein MSRRTPTRIRRRLGSIRLSLILLALVPSVTLAAVWGVTTTQMFSEGLRLRAQTELSRSTGAMGTEAALALQRERQLSAAWLGSPHGSRAALDTQRRATDAAVAQLTGQADAIQRAPSRIKDPMYSVVASVGSLEYYRDQVDHPTDITAQQALDQYTAIIGRQIQAFQELSQVDDGDLTSQAGPLVALEHAAELASQEDAELTLAWPSRHMDDASWNQFMQLVHARRWLVQDQIVPSLQGSMKTQAERILQSPEWATLQNVEDQVLAARTASGARGIALPDVRQRWSTAMNTLADQYAALIRQQTAQLLDRSAATAHGLILKAGSLSAGGLAALLLCVGMSWRITRSLSRRLRGLRLATLSLAEERLPDVVARLERGEKVDVESATPPLDYGSDELGQVAQAFNTAQRTAVHTAVELAETRRGFQKVILGIARQSQNLVNLQLSKLDALERQHQDPDVLKGLYELDSTASQLRRYEENLVIISGEQPRRSWTEPVALIDIVRSAVGEVAEYQRVEVHTDEDVYLSPPAVADLIHLLAELIDNATVYSPAPSPVEVRAALVAKGLAIEVEDRGLGMSEDDYAQLNAQLAVAPQFDVVALADDLRLGMFVIARLATRHGIAVTLRPSPYGGTTAIVLVPHDVVVREAPGTSQATDAEPAREPRHARPAARTTGTAPAADARRREPTRREGAVHTDEAGRAGGLPPLPRRVPQTSLAAELLEEAAPAEGDGALDEFTAERAASSLAGFQRGTLRARDEGTLEQYDQEEPAVADAPEAAPKSTPLADRS, encoded by the coding sequence ATGTCTCGACGGACACCGACACGTATCCGGCGCCGTCTCGGCTCCATACGCCTCTCCCTGATCCTCCTGGCCCTGGTCCCCAGCGTCACGCTCGCCGCCGTCTGGGGTGTGACCACCACCCAGATGTTCTCGGAGGGGCTGCGGCTGCGCGCGCAGACGGAACTGAGCCGTTCCACCGGCGCCATGGGCACCGAGGCGGCGCTCGCCCTGCAGCGGGAGCGGCAGCTGTCCGCGGCGTGGCTGGGCTCCCCGCACGGCTCCCGGGCCGCTCTGGACACGCAGCGCAGGGCGACGGACGCGGCGGTGGCGCAGCTCACCGGGCAGGCCGACGCCATCCAGCGGGCGCCGTCCCGCATCAAGGATCCGATGTACTCCGTCGTCGCGTCGGTGGGCAGCCTGGAATACTACCGCGACCAGGTGGACCATCCCACGGACATCACCGCCCAGCAGGCGCTGGACCAGTACACCGCGATCATCGGCCGGCAGATCCAGGCCTTCCAGGAGCTCTCCCAGGTCGACGACGGCGACCTCACCTCGCAGGCAGGCCCGCTGGTCGCGCTGGAACACGCCGCGGAGCTGGCCTCCCAGGAGGACGCGGAGCTCACCCTGGCCTGGCCGTCGCGGCACATGGACGACGCTTCGTGGAACCAGTTCATGCAGCTGGTCCACGCCCGCCGCTGGCTGGTCCAGGACCAGATCGTGCCCTCGCTCCAGGGGAGCATGAAGACACAGGCCGAGCGGATCCTGCAGTCGCCCGAGTGGGCGACCCTCCAGAACGTCGAGGACCAGGTGCTCGCGGCCCGGACGGCGTCCGGCGCGCGCGGGATCGCCCTGCCGGACGTCCGGCAGCGGTGGAGCACCGCGATGAACACGCTCGCCGACCAGTACGCGGCGCTGATCCGGCAGCAGACGGCGCAGCTGCTCGACCGCAGCGCCGCCACAGCGCACGGCCTGATTCTCAAGGCCGGCTCGCTGAGCGCGGGAGGGCTCGCCGCCCTCCTGCTGTGCGTCGGCATGTCCTGGCGGATCACCCGCTCCCTGTCCCGGCGGCTGCGGGGGCTCAGACTCGCCACGCTCTCCCTGGCCGAGGAGCGGCTGCCCGACGTGGTGGCCCGACTCGAGCGGGGCGAGAAGGTCGACGTGGAGTCCGCCACGCCACCGCTCGACTACGGGAGCGACGAACTCGGCCAGGTGGCCCAGGCGTTCAACACCGCCCAGCGCACCGCCGTGCACACCGCCGTCGAACTCGCCGAGACCCGGCGCGGTTTCCAGAAGGTGATCCTCGGCATCGCCCGGCAGAGCCAGAACCTGGTCAATCTCCAGCTCAGCAAGCTGGACGCGCTGGAGAGACAGCACCAGGACCCGGACGTCCTCAAAGGGCTGTACGAACTGGACTCCACCGCTAGCCAGTTGCGCCGCTACGAGGAGAACCTCGTCATCATCAGCGGCGAGCAGCCCCGGCGCAGCTGGACCGAACCGGTCGCGCTGATCGACATCGTGCGCAGCGCCGTCGGCGAGGTCGCCGAGTACCAGCGGGTGGAGGTGCACACCGACGAGGACGTGTACCTGTCCCCGCCCGCGGTGGCCGACCTGATCCACCTGCTGGCCGAACTCATCGACAACGCGACCGTGTACTCGCCCGCCCCGAGCCCCGTCGAGGTGCGGGCCGCGCTGGTCGCCAAGGGCCTCGCCATCGAGGTCGAGGACCGCGGCCTCGGCATGTCCGAGGACGACTACGCCCAGCTCAACGCCCAGTTGGCGGTGGCTCCGCAGTTCGACGTGGTGGCCCTCGCCGACGACCTCAGGCTCGGCATGTTCGTGATCGCCCGCCTCGCCACCCGGCACGGCATCGCCGTGACGCTGCGCCCTTCGCCGTACGGCGGGACCACGGCGATCGTGCTCGTCCCGCACGACGTCGTGGTGCGCGAGGCCCCCGGGACCTCACAGGCAACCGACGCCGAGCCCGCCCGGGAACCCCGGCACGCCCGCCCGGCGGCCCGCACCACCGGGACCGCTCCCGCGGCCGACGCCCGGCGCCGGGAGCCCACCCGGAGGGAAGGCGCCGTGCACACCGATGAAGCCGGGCGCGCCGGAGGACTTCCCCCGCTGCCGCGCCGGGTGCCGCAGACCAGTCTGGCCGCCGAGCTGCTCGAGGAGGCCGCGCCCGCCGAAGGGGACGGTGCGCTCGACGAGTTCACCGCCGAACGCGCCGCCTCCTCCCTCGCCGGCTTCCAGCGCGGCACACTGCGGGCGCGTGACGAGGGCACCCTGGAGCAGTACGACCAGGAGGAGCCCGCCGTGGCCGACGCACCCGAGGCCGCACCGAAGTCCACACCGCTCGCCGACCGCTCGTGA
- a CDS encoding roadblock/LC7 domain-containing protein, with the protein MTRSPATHSQLDQLLTSLVDRVAGVAHAVVLSEDGLVVSHSTGFVRDDAERLAATASGLMSLSKGVSMDFRGGPVRQALIEMAHSYLILTQAGPGAHLAVLTGPGADVGVVAYQMNMLVKKIGEHLSAAPRAGVGASDSGE; encoded by the coding sequence ATGACACGCTCCCCCGCCACGCACAGCCAGCTCGACCAGTTGCTCACCTCGCTCGTGGACCGGGTCGCCGGGGTCGCCCACGCGGTGGTGCTCTCCGAGGACGGACTGGTCGTCAGCCACTCCACCGGATTCGTCCGCGACGACGCCGAACGGCTCGCGGCGACCGCGTCCGGCCTGATGAGCCTCAGCAAGGGCGTCAGCATGGACTTCCGTGGCGGCCCGGTGCGCCAGGCGCTCATCGAGATGGCCCACAGCTATCTGATCCTCACCCAGGCGGGGCCCGGCGCCCACCTCGCCGTCCTCACCGGCCCGGGCGCCGACGTGGGAGTGGTGGCGTACCAGATGAACATGCTGGTGAAGAAGATCGGTGAGCACCTGAGTGCGGCACCGCGTGCGGGCGTCGGCGCGTCCGACAGCGGCGAGTGA
- a CDS encoding DUF742 domain-containing protein, with product MSGGDAAGRLVRPFTLTGGRTRPSRADFTLITTVTAVDPPPAWAPRLQPEHARILKRCAEPIAVAELAAHLDLPVSVVVIMLCDLLEAGRITIRPPHPVSRTPDLQLLQKVRDGLGRL from the coding sequence GTGAGCGGAGGCGACGCGGCGGGCCGGCTGGTCAGGCCGTTCACGCTGACCGGCGGACGGACCCGGCCCAGCCGCGCCGACTTCACCCTCATCACGACGGTGACGGCGGTGGACCCGCCGCCCGCGTGGGCGCCGCGGCTCCAGCCCGAACACGCGCGGATCCTGAAGCGGTGCGCGGAGCCGATCGCCGTGGCGGAGCTCGCGGCCCATCTCGATCTGCCGGTGAGCGTGGTCGTGATCATGCTGTGCGATCTGCTGGAGGCGGGCCGGATCACCATCCGCCCGCCGCACCCCGTCTCCCGGACTCCGGACCTTCAACTGCTGCAGAAAGTGAGGGACGGCCTTGGCCGGCTCTGA
- a CDS encoding GTP-binding protein: protein MAGSDTATPPAPAPDTVKILIAGGFGVGKTTMVGSVSEIVPLRTEEPLTTAGLDVDDLVGIEEKRATTVALDFGRITIGRDLVLYLFGTPGQQRFWFMWNDLAIGALGAVVLIDVRRPESSFAAIDFFERRGIPFVVAVNGFYGQHPYPPEEIREALALPEHVQVLLCDARERESCRDVLIALIDQLIASVV, encoded by the coding sequence TTGGCCGGCTCTGACACCGCCACCCCTCCGGCGCCGGCCCCCGACACGGTGAAGATCCTCATCGCCGGGGGCTTCGGCGTCGGCAAGACCACCATGGTCGGGTCGGTCAGCGAGATCGTCCCGCTGCGCACCGAGGAACCGCTCACCACCGCCGGGCTGGACGTCGACGACCTCGTCGGCATCGAGGAGAAACGGGCCACCACCGTGGCCCTGGACTTCGGCCGCATCACGATCGGCCGGGACCTCGTGCTGTACCTCTTCGGCACGCCCGGTCAGCAGCGGTTCTGGTTCATGTGGAACGACCTGGCGATCGGCGCGCTCGGCGCCGTGGTCCTGATCGACGTCCGCCGCCCGGAGTCCAGCTTCGCCGCCATCGACTTCTTCGAACGCCGCGGCATCCCCTTCGTCGTCGCCGTCAACGGCTTCTACGGGCAGCACCCGTACCCGCCCGAGGAGATCAGGGAGGCCCTGGCACTGCCCGAGCACGTCCAGGTGCTGCTGTGCGACGCGCGGGAGCGCGAGTCGTGCCGGGACGTCCTCATCGCCCTGATCGACCAGTTGATCGCCTCGGTGGTGTGA
- a CDS encoding polysaccharide deacetylase family protein produces the protein MTTGRRAVLAAMASSVLAGCAGRKSATSGGTPTSGPPGAPAPNVTATPNATATPTPTPSATAPEVTRAEIVARYGHAVPNTWGFEAPGVVHALPKGRREIALTFDACGGPGGNGYDKALIDFLRSREVPATLFINSRWIDANPALFRRLAAEPLFEIANHGTRHRPLSVTGRSAYGIPGTRDAGEVYDEIAGNRAELTRLLGAPPRFFRSGTAYCDDVAARIVTDLGERFASFSVNGDGGATFTPEQVRTTVGSAPGGSIVICHMNHPEGGTAPGIAAAVPRLLARGHTFVRLSDASA, from the coding sequence ATGACGACCGGTCGCCGGGCCGTGCTGGCCGCCATGGCGTCCAGCGTGCTCGCCGGATGCGCGGGCCGGAAGAGCGCGACGAGCGGCGGGACGCCCACGTCCGGCCCGCCCGGCGCGCCGGCCCCGAACGTCACGGCCACACCGAACGCCACGGCCACCCCGACGCCCACCCCTTCGGCGACGGCACCGGAGGTGACCCGTGCCGAGATCGTGGCCCGCTACGGTCATGCCGTGCCGAACACCTGGGGCTTCGAGGCACCGGGGGTGGTGCACGCGCTGCCGAAGGGCAGGCGTGAGATCGCGCTGACCTTCGACGCCTGCGGCGGCCCGGGCGGCAACGGCTACGACAAGGCCCTGATCGACTTCCTGCGCAGCCGGGAAGTGCCGGCGACCCTCTTCATCAACTCCCGCTGGATCGACGCCAACCCGGCCCTCTTCCGCCGGCTGGCCGCCGAGCCGCTGTTCGAGATCGCCAACCACGGCACCCGGCACCGCCCGCTGTCCGTCACCGGGCGCTCCGCCTACGGCATCCCCGGCACCCGGGACGCCGGAGAGGTCTACGACGAGATCGCCGGCAACCGGGCCGAGCTCACCCGGCTGCTGGGCGCCCCGCCGCGCTTCTTCCGGTCCGGCACCGCGTACTGCGACGACGTCGCGGCACGGATCGTCACCGACCTGGGGGAACGCTTCGCGAGCTTCTCGGTCAACGGGGACGGCGGCGCAACCTTCACTCCCGAGCAAGTACGCACCACCGTCGGGTCCGCGCCCGGCGGCTCCATCGTCATCTGCCACATGAACCACCCCGAGGGCGGCACCGCCCCGGGCATCGCCGCCGCCGTACCGCGGCTGCTGGCGAGGGGTCACACCTTCGTCCGCCTGTCGGACGCGTCGGCCTGA
- a CDS encoding magnesium transporter MgtE N-terminal domain-containing protein encodes MAAHTLLMSTGARLRDRRVRLERRATASKAVRGSLVSLAGLVGGPVTNQAGEEVGRLVDVVARLYGAESYPPVTGLILRIGRRRTFLAADAIGKVHAGHVRLRAARVDLRDFSRRPGEALLARDVLDHQLVDVDGVQVTRAADLYLAPLVDRVVLVGVDVSLPTLLRRLGPRRWQARPTPERVLDWQAVAPFAEEATEGPPEVRLRASRTALHRLRPADLADILEDLGRAERQQLLGWLEPEQAADALEEMEPAELEALLREAQPEHAARLVDEMEPDEAADALRDLTPEERESLLTRMPDDRSAELRRLLAHREGTAGGAMTTLLIIVHRDATVAEVRARLAEQAEHRTEIDAVAVVDDEGRLLCDMALFDLAVAEDAAPVADLVAWRAQFGPPVTVRADTPLSEAADQLVAARASSLLVVDDTDRPLGRILADDLLDALLPERGRVHFRRFLQ; translated from the coding sequence ATGGCTGCCCACACTCTGCTCATGTCCACCGGCGCCCGGCTGCGTGACCGCCGGGTCCGTCTGGAGCGACGCGCCACCGCCTCCAAGGCGGTCCGCGGCTCGCTGGTCTCCCTGGCCGGACTGGTCGGCGGACCCGTCACCAATCAGGCCGGCGAGGAGGTCGGCCGCCTCGTGGACGTCGTCGCCCGGCTCTACGGGGCGGAGTCGTACCCGCCCGTCACCGGGCTGATCCTGCGCATCGGGCGGCGGCGCACCTTCCTGGCCGCCGACGCCATCGGCAAGGTGCACGCCGGGCACGTACGGCTGCGCGCCGCCCGAGTGGACCTGCGGGACTTCTCCCGCCGCCCCGGCGAGGCGCTGCTGGCCAGGGACGTCCTCGACCACCAACTGGTCGACGTGGACGGGGTCCAGGTCACGCGCGCGGCCGACCTGTACCTGGCACCGCTCGTCGACCGCGTCGTCCTGGTCGGGGTGGACGTCTCGCTGCCCACCCTGCTGCGCCGGCTGGGCCCGCGCCGCTGGCAGGCCCGCCCGACTCCCGAGCGGGTCCTGGACTGGCAGGCGGTGGCCCCGTTCGCCGAGGAGGCCACGGAGGGGCCGCCCGAGGTGCGGTTGCGTGCCTCCCGGACCGCGCTGCACCGGCTGCGCCCGGCCGACCTCGCCGACATCCTCGAGGACCTCGGCCGCGCCGAACGGCAGCAGCTGCTGGGCTGGCTGGAGCCCGAACAGGCCGCCGACGCACTGGAGGAGATGGAACCGGCCGAGCTGGAGGCCCTGCTGCGGGAGGCGCAGCCCGAGCACGCCGCCCGGCTGGTGGACGAGATGGAGCCGGACGAGGCGGCCGACGCGCTGCGCGACCTCACCCCGGAGGAGCGCGAGTCACTGCTCACCCGTATGCCGGACGACCGGTCCGCGGAGCTGCGCCGACTGCTGGCGCACCGGGAGGGCACCGCGGGCGGCGCCATGACCACCCTGCTGATCATCGTCCACCGGGACGCGACCGTGGCCGAGGTGCGGGCCCGGCTGGCCGAGCAGGCCGAGCACCGTACCGAGATCGACGCCGTCGCCGTCGTGGACGACGAGGGCCGGCTGCTGTGCGACATGGCGCTGTTCGACCTGGCGGTGGCCGAGGACGCGGCCCCGGTGGCCGATCTGGTCGCCTGGCGGGCCCAGTTCGGTCCTCCGGTCACCGTGCGCGCGGACACACCGCTGTCCGAGGCCGCCGACCAACTGGTCGCCGCCCGCGCCTCCTCGCTGCTGGTGGTCGACGACACCGACCGTCCCCTCGGCCGGATCCTGGCCGACGACCTGCTCGACGCCCTGCTGCCCGAACGCGGGCGCGTGCACTTCAGGAGGTTCCTCCAGTGA
- a CDS encoding NRAMP family divalent metal transporter, giving the protein MTRDLHTSSATKAPGTTGAPAARSTGWRRLTMVAAIAGPGLVAANAGNDAAGIATYASAGSQFAYGTLFFMVLVTVALVMVQEMAVRLGAYTGKGLGALIREQFSLRLTALAVFCLLLANTGLVVSEFAGIGAAFELLGVPKWAVIPPAAILLWALVLFGSYHWAERIFLIMSLAFFAYPVAMILGHPDWAAVGRHLVVPHVEPSKDFILLAVALIGTTVSPYMQFYAAAGVVDRGAKPADYPLIRADAVLGAVFACVISLTIIIATAAAIGGTGPLNSAAQAAEALKPVAGQNAELLFALGLIGASALAGAVVPLSASYAIGEAVGAERSVSRSFRDAPLFLGLFTAQIVLGATLAMTPIDVIRLLIGTQVLQGLISPVVLVYLLVLTNRRTVLGPAANGPRYRIAATAVVVGVATMSTILLGQTVLGWFGLG; this is encoded by the coding sequence GTGACCCGCGACCTTCATACGTCTTCGGCGACCAAGGCACCGGGCACCACCGGCGCACCCGCCGCCCGCTCCACGGGGTGGCGCCGCCTGACCATGGTCGCCGCGATCGCGGGCCCCGGGCTGGTCGCGGCCAACGCCGGCAACGACGCGGCCGGGATCGCCACCTACGCCTCGGCCGGCTCCCAGTTCGCCTACGGCACCTTGTTCTTCATGGTCCTGGTGACCGTCGCCCTGGTGATGGTGCAGGAGATGGCCGTCCGCCTCGGCGCGTACACCGGCAAGGGCCTCGGCGCCCTGATCCGCGAACAGTTCAGCCTGCGCCTGACCGCGCTCGCCGTGTTCTGCCTGCTGCTGGCCAACACGGGTCTGGTCGTCAGCGAGTTCGCGGGCATCGGCGCCGCCTTCGAACTGCTGGGGGTGCCCAAGTGGGCGGTCATCCCGCCGGCCGCGATCCTGCTGTGGGCGCTGGTGCTGTTCGGCTCCTACCACTGGGCCGAACGCATCTTCCTGATCATGTCGCTGGCGTTCTTCGCCTATCCGGTCGCGATGATCCTCGGCCACCCCGACTGGGCGGCGGTCGGCCGCCACCTCGTCGTCCCGCACGTCGAGCCGAGCAAGGACTTCATCCTGCTCGCGGTCGCCCTGATCGGCACCACGGTCAGCCCCTACATGCAGTTCTACGCCGCCGCCGGTGTCGTCGACCGCGGCGCCAAACCCGCCGACTACCCGCTGATCCGCGCCGACGCCGTTCTCGGCGCGGTGTTCGCCTGTGTCATCAGCCTGACCATCATCATCGCCACCGCCGCCGCCATCGGCGGAACCGGCCCGCTGAACTCCGCCGCCCAGGCCGCCGAGGCGCTGAAACCCGTCGCGGGACAGAACGCCGAACTGCTGTTCGCGTTGGGCCTCATCGGTGCCTCCGCGCTCGCCGGAGCCGTCGTCCCGCTGTCGGCCAGCTACGCCATCGGTGAGGCCGTCGGCGCGGAACGCTCCGTCTCGCGCAGCTTCCGCGACGCCCCGCTCTTCCTCGGCCTGTTCACCGCCCAGATCGTCCTGGGCGCCACTCTGGCCATGACCCCGATCGACGTCATCCGGCTGCTGATCGGCACGCAGGTCCTGCAGGGCCTGATCAGCCCGGTCGTCCTGGTCTACCTGCTGGTGCTGACCAACCGCCGCACCGTGCTCGGCCCGGCCGCCAACGGACCCCGCTACCGCATCGCCGCCACCGCGGTGGTCGTCGGCGTGGCCACCATGTCCACGATCCTGCTCGGGCAGACCGTCCTCGGCTGGTTCGGGCTGGGCTAG
- a CDS encoding cytochrome c oxidase assembly protein, with product MTGMPLNEMAMTTASLPQLTTGRLLSSWHLDVPALLLVLLLGTLYGWGVWRLRRRGERWPLARTVTFALLGLGTLVVATMSALAVYDHALFWPAAVQNVLLDLIAPLGLALGDPLHLAVRALPEHASGRVRRAMTGRVVRLLTFPLVSTALVLATELTVYFTPYFATALRLGWLHELMYLHLLLAGTLFVVPVLTHEGALPAWCTHPVRAALVFVDGIIDAVPGIVVMTHGTLIAGAWYLHHAPPWDPDVHHDQQLGGGAMISIAELVALPFLLAILVQWARTERAQTVALDRRLETELVPAAPAPGQTADEDRVRPWWETEDNEVAQRIRRQHG from the coding sequence ATGACCGGCATGCCGCTGAACGAGATGGCCATGACGACGGCGAGCCTGCCGCAGCTCACCACGGGACGGCTGCTGTCCTCGTGGCACCTCGACGTCCCGGCGCTCCTCCTGGTCCTCCTCCTCGGCACGCTCTACGGCTGGGGCGTCTGGAGGCTGAGGCGCCGGGGCGAGCGCTGGCCCCTGGCCCGCACCGTCACTTTCGCGCTGCTGGGCCTCGGCACGCTCGTCGTGGCGACCATGTCCGCGCTCGCGGTGTACGACCACGCGCTGTTCTGGCCCGCCGCGGTGCAGAACGTCCTGCTCGACCTGATCGCTCCCCTCGGCCTGGCGCTGGGCGACCCGCTGCATCTGGCGGTCCGCGCCCTGCCCGAGCATGCCTCGGGGCGGGTGCGGCGGGCGATGACCGGGCGGGTGGTGCGGCTGCTCACCTTCCCCCTGGTCAGCACGGCCCTGGTGCTCGCCACCGAGCTGACGGTGTACTTCACGCCGTACTTCGCGACCGCCCTGCGCCTCGGCTGGCTGCACGAGCTGATGTATCTCCACCTGCTGCTGGCCGGGACCCTGTTCGTCGTCCCGGTCCTCACCCACGAGGGGGCGCTGCCCGCCTGGTGCACCCACCCGGTGCGCGCGGCGCTGGTGTTCGTGGACGGGATCATCGACGCCGTACCGGGGATCGTGGTGATGACCCACGGCACGCTGATCGCCGGTGCCTGGTACCTGCACCACGCCCCGCCGTGGGATCCGGACGTGCACCACGACCAGCAGCTCGGCGGCGGCGCGATGATCAGCATCGCCGAGCTGGTGGCGCTGCCCTTCCTGCTCGCGATCCTGGTGCAGTGGGCGCGCACCGAACGCGCCCAGACCGTCGCGCTGGACCGCCGCCTGGAGACGGAGCTGGTCCCCGCGGCCCCCGCCCCCGGGCAGACGGCCGACGAGGACCGCGTGCGCCCCTGGTGGGAGACGGAGGACAACGAGGTGGCCCAGCGCATCCGCCGGCAGCACGGCTGA
- a CDS encoding ABC transporter ATP-binding protein produces MIRIDSVTKRYPDGTVAVDRLSLEIPDHSITVLVGPSGCGKTTTLRMINRMVEPSEGTITLDGVDIGEQPVNVLRRSMGYVIQNAGLFPHRTIVDNIATVPRLLGWSKDRARDRARELMERVGLDASLAKRYPYQLSGGQQQRVGVARALAADPPVLLMDEPFSAVDPIVRKGLQEELLRIQGELGKTIVFVTHDIDEAIRLGTMVAVLRTGGRLAQFAPPAELLSSPADAFVEDFLGTDRGIRRLSFFTSETLQLLKTPIVAVDSTAEQIASHATPEVPYLLVTDLDGRPLGWSEPGELTAGDIAPERLLPYGRPFAHGKDSLRAALDGAVLSPTGWAVAVDDGGRVVGVASQATIGEAIRSAHAEGLSDTKVAG; encoded by the coding sequence TTGATACGGATAGATTCAGTAACGAAGCGGTATCCGGACGGCACGGTGGCGGTCGACAGGCTGTCTCTGGAGATACCGGACCACTCGATCACCGTCCTCGTCGGCCCCTCGGGCTGCGGCAAGACCACGACCCTGCGCATGATCAACCGGATGGTCGAGCCGAGCGAGGGCACGATCACCCTCGACGGCGTCGACATCGGCGAGCAGCCGGTCAACGTCCTGCGCCGGTCCATGGGCTACGTGATCCAGAACGCCGGGCTCTTTCCGCACCGCACCATCGTCGACAACATCGCCACCGTGCCCCGCCTGCTCGGCTGGAGCAAGGACCGCGCCCGCGACCGGGCCCGGGAGCTGATGGAACGGGTCGGGCTCGACGCCTCCCTCGCCAAGCGGTACCCCTACCAGCTCTCCGGCGGACAGCAGCAGCGCGTCGGCGTGGCCCGGGCACTCGCCGCCGACCCGCCGGTGCTGCTGATGGACGAGCCGTTCTCCGCCGTCGACCCGATCGTCCGCAAGGGCCTGCAGGAGGAACTGCTCAGGATCCAGGGAGAGCTGGGCAAGACCATCGTCTTCGTCACCCATGACATCGACGAGGCGATCCGGCTCGGCACCATGGTCGCCGTCCTGCGCACCGGCGGCCGGCTCGCCCAGTTCGCGCCGCCCGCCGAACTGCTGTCGTCCCCCGCCGACGCCTTCGTGGAGGACTTCCTCGGCACGGACCGCGGCATCCGGCGGCTGTCGTTCTTCACCTCCGAGACCCTTCAGCTGCTCAAGACCCCGATCGTCGCCGTCGACTCCACCGCCGAGCAGATCGCCTCCCACGCCACGCCCGAGGTGCCGTACCTGCTGGTCACCGACCTCGACGGCAGACCGCTCGGCTGGAGCGAGCCGGGCGAACTGACCGCCGGGGACATCGCGCCGGAGCGGCTGCTGCCGTACGGGCGGCCGTTCGCCCACGGCAAGGACTCGCTGCGCGCCGCGCTCGACGGCGCCGTGCTCTCGCCCACCGGGTGGGCCGTCGCGGTGGACGACGGCGGCCGGGTGGTCGGCGTGGCCTCGCAGGCCACCATCGGCGAGGCGATCCGCAGCGCCCACGCCGAGGGCCTCAGCGACACGAAGGTCGCCGGATGA